The Shewanella sp. NFH-SH190041 genome has a window encoding:
- the yqeC gene encoding selenium cofactor biosynthesis protein YqeC — protein MFPRILLPGYKACHGDNDKSANSTPKPSMVISLIGAGGKTSTLFWLANQYRQRQLSVLVTTTTKMYLPSSQQADYIISLSTSQNIPLPRRSSQIEYLTGQHQLHIARSGISFAYQSLIPEQCNTNNSLAQDVTPLKVQGVAPQDIDALAAMGLFDVILVEADGAKHRWVKCPDSHEPALPRHSDIVIAVTGAEALGKPVSDRHIHRLARFSRITGCKAGERLTLMHLARLIRHPDGMFKQVPTGCRCIWLLNKACQCNLWQGEGCSDKALAPARLRQLLNSHRQLDAIWLADMDIPALYQVITP, from the coding sequence GTACCCCAAAGCCCAGTATGGTTATTTCTCTGATTGGTGCCGGTGGCAAAACGTCAACCTTATTTTGGCTCGCCAACCAATATCGTCAGCGGCAATTATCCGTACTGGTGACAACCACGACTAAAATGTATTTACCGTCATCACAACAGGCGGATTATATTATTTCTCTGTCCACATCACAGAATATTCCCCTCCCGCGGCGCAGTTCACAAATCGAATATTTAACTGGCCAACATCAGCTACACATTGCTCGGTCAGGTATCAGCTTTGCATATCAATCACTGATACCTGAACAGTGCAATACCAATAACAGCTTGGCGCAGGATGTTACGCCACTAAAAGTACAAGGGGTCGCGCCACAAGATATTGATGCGCTGGCTGCGATGGGACTCTTTGATGTGATTTTGGTGGAAGCTGATGGCGCTAAACATAGATGGGTTAAATGTCCTGACAGCCATGAACCCGCCCTGCCCCGGCACAGTGATATTGTCATTGCTGTCACCGGCGCTGAGGCTTTAGGCAAACCTGTCAGTGACAGACATATTCATCGTCTGGCGCGATTTAGCCGCATTACCGGTTGCAAGGCTGGCGAGAGACTGACACTGATGCATCTTGCTCGGCTTATTCGCCACCCCGACGGCATGTTTAAACAGGTGCCTACGGGCTGTCGTTGCATCTGGCTGCTAAATAAAGCCTGTCAGTGCAACTTATGGCAAGGCGAAGGATGCAGTGACAAAGCGCTGGCTCCCGCCCGGCTGCGGCAATTATTAAATAGCCACCGGCAACTGGATGCCATTTGGCTGGCAGATATGGATATACCCGCGCTGTATCAGGTGATCACCCCCTAA